A genomic window from Acidobacteriota bacterium includes:
- a CDS encoding protein-L-isoaspartate(D-aspartate) O-methyltransferase: protein MTLTLLLLFSLVAVFLLSCTPPPSGDKENDERKEARMETLRKKMVEQQIIARGVKDPKVISAMLKVPRHKFVPPEELPYAYSDQPLPIGEGQTISQPYIVALMTEALHLTGNERVLEIGTGSGYQTAVLAEIAKEVYSIEILESLALKARRRLKELGYENVKIKIGDGYRGWKEYAPFDAIIVTAAPTHIPPPLIDQLKAGGRMIIPVGKYFQELILIVKTEKGVIKEHIIPVRFVPMVGEAEKKEPED from the coding sequence ATGACATTAACCCTCCTCCTTCTTTTTTCTTTGGTAGCGGTTTTCCTCCTTTCCTGCACCCCCCCTCCGTCAGGGGATAAGGAGAACGACGAGCGGAAAGAGGCGCGAATGGAAACCTTGCGGAAAAAGATGGTGGAACAGCAGATAATAGCCCGGGGAGTAAAGGACCCCAAGGTGATCTCTGCTATGCTCAAGGTACCACGACACAAATTCGTCCCCCCGGAAGAGCTTCCCTACGCCTATTCCGATCAACCCCTTCCCATCGGCGAGGGTCAAACCATCTCTCAACCCTACATCGTTGCCTTGATGACCGAAGCCCTGCACCTTACGGGGAATGAGCGGGTGCTCGAGATCGGTACCGGAAGCGGTTATCAAACCGCGGTATTGGCGGAGATAGCGAAAGAGGTATATTCCATCGAAATACTGGAAAGCTTAGCCCTAAAGGCGAGGAGGCGTCTTAAAGAGCTCGGCTATGAAAATGTCAAGATAAAGATCGGCGATGGCTACCGGGGGTGGAAGGAATACGCTCCCTTCGATGCGATCATCGTCACCGCTGCTCCCACCCACATCCCGCCACCGCTCATCGACCAGCTTAAAGCGGGGGGGAGGATGATAATCCCGGTAGGCAAGTACTTTCAAGAGCTCATCCTCATCGTGAAAACAGAAAAGGGGGTGATCAAGGAACATATCATTCCGGTAAGATTTGTACCTATGGTTGGTGAGGCAGAGAAGAAGGAACCAGAGGATTAA
- a CDS encoding DegT/DnrJ/EryC1/StrS family aminotransferase yields MANLAINGGKPVRTEPFPLWPPVTDEEAEALIRVLKSRKWSTPYGDEVVRFEQEFARFQGANYAIAVSSGEGALRVALQSVGIGPGDEVIIPAYTFIATATAVLSVNAIPIFVDIDPATYNISLKAFEEGITERTKGVIPVHFGGVPADMERILSIARKKDIKVIEDACQAWGSEYKGKKVGAIGDIGCFSFQSSKNITAGEGGIVVTNSRSLAERARALRNNGRFPDGRWYEHHLLGGNFRLTEFQGALLSIQLKNYPKEQKRREENAHYLKSLLDEIEGVEPLKMGIEVTACSYHLFIFKYKREYFNNRKKERFLEALNAEGIPASGGYLIPLYRQPLFLKGNFHPRGCPFTCPHYRGKVDYSSLFLPEAEKACAEEAVWLHQRLLLGTKRDIEDIATAIEKIRRYRDEL; encoded by the coding sequence ATGGCGAATTTAGCGATAAACGGAGGAAAGCCGGTAAGAACCGAGCCCTTTCCCCTTTGGCCCCCAGTAACGGATGAAGAGGCAGAGGCGCTCATCCGTGTTCTGAAAAGCAGAAAGTGGAGCACCCCTTATGGGGACGAGGTGGTAAGATTCGAGCAGGAGTTTGCCCGTTTTCAAGGAGCGAATTACGCCATTGCGGTCTCGAGTGGTGAAGGGGCGTTGAGGGTCGCCCTTCAGAGCGTAGGAATAGGTCCTGGCGATGAGGTGATCATCCCCGCTTATACCTTCATTGCCACCGCCACCGCGGTCCTTTCGGTGAACGCCATCCCCATCTTCGTCGATATCGACCCCGCCACCTACAACATCAGCCTGAAGGCTTTCGAGGAGGGGATAACCGAAAGGACAAAAGGGGTGATCCCGGTCCATTTCGGGGGGGTACCCGCTGATATGGAGAGGATACTCTCTATCGCCAGGAAGAAGGATATCAAGGTGATCGAGGACGCCTGTCAAGCCTGGGGTTCGGAATATAAGGGGAAAAAGGTTGGTGCGATCGGGGATATCGGCTGTTTCAGCTTCCAATCATCCAAAAATATCACTGCGGGTGAAGGGGGAATAGTCGTTACCAACAGCCGATCGCTTGCCGAAAGGGCGCGGGCGCTCAGGAACAACGGACGCTTCCCCGATGGCAGGTGGTATGAACATCACCTCCTTGGGGGGAATTTCAGGCTTACCGAATTTCAAGGGGCGCTTCTTTCGATCCAGCTCAAGAATTATCCCAAGGAGCAGAAACGGCGGGAGGAGAACGCCCACTATCTCAAAAGCTTACTCGACGAGATCGAGGGGGTGGAACCCTTAAAGATGGGAATTGAGGTTACCGCTTGCTCTTATCACCTTTTTATATTCAAGTATAAAAGGGAATATTTCAACAACCGGAAGAAAGAAAGGTTCCTCGAGGCACTTAATGCCGAGGGGATACCGGCATCAGGGGGGTATCTCATCCCTCTCTATCGCCAGCCATTATTCTTAAAGGGCAACTTCCATCCCCGTGGTTGTCCCTTCACCTGTCCTCATTATAGAGGGAAGGTGGATTACTCATCGCTCTTTCTCCCCGAAGCTGAGAAAGCCTGCGCCGAGGAAGCGGTATGGCTCCATCAACGCCTTCTCTTGGGTACAAAAAGGGATATCGAAGA